A single window of Undibacterium sp. 5I1 DNA harbors:
- a CDS encoding diguanylate cyclase, with amino-acid sequence MINALNHINIKAPSALLERVRDFYCSVLGLQTGFRPAFQSHGYWLYAGDSCMIHLSELTEFIHNDSDAMAVVGTTLGTTTGYLNHVAFACQDLSQSKAQLELFGVSYTVKTVPETKQTQLFLIDPAGVGIELNFSELA; translated from the coding sequence ATGATTAATGCACTTAACCATATCAACATCAAAGCACCGTCTGCATTACTGGAGCGTGTCCGCGATTTTTATTGCAGCGTTCTGGGTTTGCAAACGGGTTTCCGGCCAGCGTTTCAATCGCATGGTTATTGGTTATATGCAGGCGATAGCTGCATGATCCATTTGTCTGAGTTGACGGAATTTATTCACAACGACAGTGACGCGATGGCGGTAGTAGGGACGACTCTTGGTACCACCACTGGATACCTGAATCATGTCGCCTTCGCTTGTCAGGATTTGTCGCAGAGCAAAGCACAGCTAGAATTGTTTGGCGTTTCTTACACAGTTAAAACCGTACCAGAGACCAAACAAACACAACTGTTTTTGATTGATCCTGCTGGCGTCGGTATCGAGCTGAATTTTTCTGAGCTGGCTTAA
- a CDS encoding siderophore-interacting protein translates to MTQTPHQILKIRHDLKLRLLTVLRTEKLSPHMLRITLTGEALDGFTTAAHDDHMKLFFPAVGSDQPALPQLPGAGQNANNNNTNVIGRHYTPRRFDAASKELDIDFFLHDDGPASNWAAQAKPGQTVGVGGPRGSRVVPADFDWYLLMGDETALPAIARRLEELPPDAQVIVLVEVADLSDKITLTQGAQTQIHWLQSDVTGQSNQLLTTLKTLNLPAGEGYAWIATELGNVQALRRYLLQETRLEKAHIHAASYWKRGASEHHQTHDE, encoded by the coding sequence ATGACTCAAACACCACATCAAATTCTAAAAATACGGCACGACCTCAAACTGCGTTTATTGACGGTGTTACGCACCGAAAAACTATCGCCACACATGCTCAGAATCACGCTGACTGGCGAGGCGCTGGATGGTTTTACAACTGCGGCGCATGACGACCACATGAAATTGTTTTTCCCTGCCGTTGGAAGTGATCAACCCGCTCTGCCGCAATTACCTGGGGCTGGGCAAAATGCCAACAATAACAATACGAACGTGATCGGCAGACACTACACGCCGCGTCGCTTTGATGCTGCGAGTAAAGAGCTGGATATTGATTTTTTCTTACACGATGACGGCCCCGCATCAAACTGGGCAGCGCAAGCCAAACCCGGACAAACCGTGGGTGTCGGCGGCCCACGTGGTTCACGCGTGGTGCCAGCTGATTTTGACTGGTATTTATTGATGGGCGACGAAACTGCCTTACCCGCTATTGCCCGCCGGTTAGAAGAATTACCACCGGATGCGCAAGTAATCGTGTTGGTCGAAGTTGCAGACCTGAGCGACAAAATCACTTTAACGCAAGGCGCGCAGACACAAATTCATTGGCTACAAAGCGACGTAACTGGACAAAGCAATCAACTCTTAACCACTTTAAAAACCCTTAACTTGCCGGCGGGTGAAGGCTATGCATGGATCGCCACCGAGTTAGGCAATGTACAGGCCTTGCGTCGGTATCTTTTACAAGAAACCCGTTTAGAAAAAGCGCATATACACGCAGCCAGCTATTGGAAACGTGGTGCTAGTGAACATCACCAGACACATGATGAGTAA
- a CDS encoding PadR family transcriptional regulator, whose translation MKNHHHTHSEHNHHQRHGSHEHHGHHRHGERHFAHEHNHPQYFAGIGDDAFDDEAGGGHGRLRGGGGGGGGRGRGERAERVFGRGDLPLIVLALIEISPRHGYEIIKAIEERCGGAYAPSPGAIYPTLTLLEEQDQVNSQINVSVNSADSSGTSSGVPATGNKRLYTITAIGRDYLDANRAQVNGVLARLDMFAKVQAKQSLPERVHQAMHTLKHALMLRRGSWNAAEADRVAILLEQTANSIISDSNSEADLKMKEQ comes from the coding sequence ATGAAAAATCATCATCATACTCATTCAGAACACAATCATCACCAACGTCATGGCTCCCACGAACACCACGGACATCATAGACATGGCGAAAGACATTTTGCTCATGAGCATAACCACCCACAATATTTTGCCGGCATAGGCGATGACGCTTTTGATGACGAGGCAGGCGGTGGGCATGGTCGCTTGCGTGGTGGTGGTGGTGGAGGCGGCGGGCGTGGGCGCGGTGAACGCGCAGAGCGCGTCTTCGGTCGTGGCGATTTGCCTTTAATCGTCTTGGCATTGATAGAAATCAGCCCGCGTCACGGCTATGAAATCATCAAGGCAATTGAAGAACGTTGCGGTGGTGCTTATGCCCCAAGCCCAGGCGCGATCTACCCGACCTTAACCTTATTGGAAGAGCAGGATCAGGTCAATTCGCAAATTAATGTGTCGGTCAATTCAGCAGATAGCTCAGGTACCAGTAGCGGCGTTCCAGCGACCGGTAACAAACGTCTGTACACGATTACGGCGATTGGACGCGATTATCTTGATGCCAATCGGGCACAAGTGAATGGCGTATTGGCACGCCTAGACATGTTTGCCAAAGTCCAGGCTAAACAGTCATTACCAGAGCGAGTACATCAGGCCATGCATACCCTAAAGCATGCATTAATGCTGCGACGTGGTAGCTGGAATGCGGCCGAAGCTGACCGCGTTGCAATCTTGCTGGAACAAACGGCGAACAGCATTATTTCTGACTCAAACTCAGAAGCGGACTTAAAAATGAAAGAACAATAA
- a CDS encoding GGDEF domain-containing protein — MIETPGSKIESALNKQSSELESYKNDRICNDLYRRALIGPVFYLIACFLLMGITGYHLRWPWLSALLIFTFLILWVMRYKHLPPVAGTDTEKYKQWISQHWLLIQIGSVVWGLVPAVIGYLRVRPDSAIMVATIATVAFSTAASQAFAMHPRQARWSLLALILPAALVFFLPSLELSSTGLTLSFYVLYLIANLRRSANEYAQQIATEVDLIRSRAEIDRLSLTDMLTGLSNRRSYDQAWQQAWHLAVRQKATLALLMLDLDHFKHVNDRYGHLGGDACLQHFSGLLQQHIRRGSDIIARIGGEEFVIILPATNAEDAYVMAEQLRLIVLNTPCQFENIQIEMTVSIGVGTVNLDQDINPSATFSRIDRACYDAKNAGRNKVRLANIN, encoded by the coding sequence ATGATCGAGACCCCTGGTTCCAAGATTGAATCAGCTTTAAACAAGCAAAGCTCTGAGCTAGAAAGTTACAAAAACGATCGTATTTGTAATGACCTTTACAGGCGTGCATTAATTGGCCCAGTGTTTTACCTGATCGCTTGTTTTTTACTGATGGGCATCACTGGCTATCATTTGCGCTGGCCTTGGCTGAGTGCCTTGCTGATATTCACTTTTCTCATTTTATGGGTGATGCGGTACAAGCATCTGCCTCCTGTAGCAGGTACCGACACAGAGAAATACAAGCAGTGGATCAGCCAACATTGGTTGTTAATACAGATAGGCTCGGTGGTTTGGGGGCTGGTACCCGCCGTGATCGGTTATTTAAGAGTGCGTCCCGACAGCGCGATTATGGTAGCGACGATTGCGACCGTTGCATTTAGTACTGCAGCAAGTCAGGCTTTTGCCATGCACCCACGCCAGGCTCGATGGAGTTTGCTAGCGCTGATCTTGCCTGCAGCCCTAGTATTTTTTCTACCGTCACTCGAACTTAGCTCCACTGGCCTGACGCTCTCGTTTTACGTTTTATATTTAATCGCAAATCTGCGCCGGTCTGCTAACGAATATGCTCAGCAGATTGCAACGGAAGTGGATTTAATCCGCAGCCGTGCTGAAATAGATCGACTCTCACTGACGGACATGTTGACTGGTTTATCCAATCGACGGAGTTATGACCAGGCATGGCAACAAGCCTGGCATTTGGCGGTGCGACAAAAAGCGACACTGGCATTGCTGATGCTCGATCTGGATCATTTTAAACATGTCAATGATCGCTATGGCCACCTTGGCGGTGACGCTTGCTTACAGCATTTTTCTGGACTATTACAGCAACACATACGAAGAGGTAGCGATATCATTGCGCGTATAGGCGGTGAGGAGTTTGTGATTATTTTGCCCGCTACCAACGCAGAAGATGCTTATGTGATGGCAGAACAATTGAGATTGATAGTATTAAATACTCCCTGCCAATTTGAAAATATTCAGATTGAGATGACAGTCAGTATCGGTGTCGGTACAGTCAATTTGGATCAGGATATCAATCCATCCGCGACATTTAGCAGAATTGACCGCGCTTGCTATGATGCAAAAAATGCGGGCCGTAACAAGGTCCGGCTGGCGAATATCAATTGA
- a CDS encoding MGDG synthase family glycosyltransferase, translating into MKQKKVLLLSVSAGAGHMRAAEAIRAYSLDPHYQVVATHLDVMNFMTAGFRKLYTDFYIKLVNKAPTLWGYLYQASHEAQPDSTMEKMRRALERLNARALLKEIANFKPDAIICTHFLPAEMLSRLLKKERLHCPVWVQVTDFDLHRMWVHERMTGYFAANEEVAFRMRAQGIAADTIHVTGIPIMPSFASHLDRVECAREFGLDPARMTIMLMGGGAGLGSLDTIATRLLALDSDFQLIVLAGKNLPALAELQRLATRYPGRLLPQGFTDQVERLMSCADLVVTKPGGLTTSECLAMGLPMIVNSPIPGQEERNADYLLEQGVALKAFDDVTLEYRIRYLLAHPEKLADMRAKATVLGRADAAQQVLELVCKNT; encoded by the coding sequence ATGAAGCAAAAAAAGGTCTTACTCCTGAGCGTTTCTGCCGGTGCCGGCCATATGCGCGCTGCCGAGGCGATACGTGCTTATTCGCTTGATCCTCACTATCAGGTGGTGGCAACACATCTGGATGTGATGAATTTTATGACGGCAGGATTTCGTAAGTTATATACCGATTTTTATATCAAACTGGTCAATAAAGCACCAACACTGTGGGGCTATTTATACCAGGCCTCGCACGAGGCGCAGCCCGACAGTACAATGGAAAAAATGCGACGGGCGTTGGAACGTTTAAACGCACGTGCTTTGCTCAAAGAGATTGCTAATTTCAAACCAGATGCAATTATCTGTACGCATTTTTTGCCTGCCGAAATGCTGTCAAGGCTGCTTAAAAAAGAGCGTTTGCATTGTCCAGTCTGGGTACAAGTGACAGATTTTGATTTACACAGAATGTGGGTTCATGAGCGCATGACCGGCTATTTTGCTGCGAATGAAGAGGTAGCTTTTCGTATGCGGGCGCAGGGAATCGCAGCGGATACGATCCACGTGACTGGCATCCCGATCATGCCTAGTTTTGCCAGTCATTTAGATAGGGTGGAATGCGCTAGAGAATTCGGTCTTGATCCCGCTCGCATGACGATTATGTTAATGGGCGGCGGCGCAGGCTTGGGTAGTCTGGATACGATCGCAACACGTTTATTGGCCTTGGATAGCGATTTTCAACTAATTGTTTTAGCAGGAAAAAATTTACCAGCTTTGGCTGAGTTGCAGAGATTGGCAACGCGTTATCCCGGACGTTTATTACCACAAGGGTTCACTGATCAGGTAGAACGTTTAATGTCATGTGCCGATCTGGTCGTGACTAAGCCGGGTGGATTAACGACCTCAGAATGTCTGGCGATGGGCTTGCCGATGATTGTCAATTCACCGATACCAGGGCAAGAAGAGCGTAATGCCGATTACTTGTTAGAGCAGGGTGTTGCACTAAAAGCTTTTGATGATGTGACGCTAGAATATCGCATCCGTTATCTGTTGGCGCATCCAGAAAAACTAGCAGATATGCGTGCCAAAGCGACCGTATTAGGCCGCGCCGATGCAGCGCAGCAAGTGCTGGAGTTGGTCTGTAAAAACACATAA
- a CDS encoding helix-turn-helix transcriptional regulator encodes MSTSPITTTASAPNRLFPSKDRPVRVIARNLAADELLRQHQHPWGQVTYALDGVMQVHAKDSTWFVPPLRAIWIPANVAHEVRIIETARLRAIYIHQDVAPIKGDQCVVLEVSALMRELVLRLAEQDPAGQRENHLVAVLLDELAIAESLPMRVAMPHDKRLKTLCLTLIDDPSSNLTLDDLACQVGASARTLARLFEKDLGMSFVAWRQQMRLARAAPLIAGGMPLSQVASELGYASQSALTAMFKKAFGQSPSVFFKHP; translated from the coding sequence ATGAGCACATCTCCTATCACCACAACAGCATCGGCACCGAACAGGTTATTTCCTAGTAAAGACAGGCCCGTGCGCGTCATTGCCAGAAACCTAGCCGCAGACGAACTGCTACGACAACACCAACATCCGTGGGGACAAGTTACGTATGCGCTGGATGGCGTAATGCAAGTGCACGCCAAAGACAGCACCTGGTTTGTGCCTCCACTTCGCGCAATCTGGATACCAGCGAATGTGGCGCATGAGGTAAGGATTATAGAAACAGCGCGTCTGCGCGCCATCTATATTCATCAAGATGTTGCGCCGATCAAAGGCGATCAATGTGTGGTGTTAGAAGTGTCTGCGCTGATGCGGGAACTGGTCTTAAGATTGGCGGAACAAGATCCGGCTGGCCAGCGCGAAAATCATTTGGTCGCAGTATTGCTAGACGAGTTAGCAATTGCTGAAAGTCTGCCAATGAGAGTGGCGATGCCGCACGACAAACGTCTGAAAACTCTTTGCCTCACCCTGATTGATGATCCTTCATCTAATTTGACTCTAGACGATTTGGCCTGCCAGGTCGGGGCATCGGCCCGTACCCTGGCACGGCTCTTTGAGAAAGATCTGGGGATGAGTTTTGTTGCATGGCGCCAGCAAATGCGTTTGGCACGTGCGGCGCCTTTGATCGCTGGTGGAATGCCCTTATCACAAGTCGCATCAGAATTGGGTTACGCAAGTCAATCTGCATTGACTGCGATGTTTAAAAAAGCCTTTGGCCAATCACCCTCCGTTTTTTTTAAACATCCTTGA
- a CDS encoding MFS transporter, whose product MISISNSTRQPGNMKQDAQVIGLVGMAHSISHFFHLILAPLFPWIKEAFNLSYAELGLLMSAFFVVSGIGQALSGFVVDKIGARTVLFFGVSCLGVAALVLSGAQNYSMLMAGSMLAGLGNSVFHPSDYTLLNKRVSPARLGYAFSVHGITGNLGWAAAPLFLVTIAGFSGWRTALLSAAFLPVVVLIVLFVYRDVLRTDEVPNIVSGTAPMSAKASGGAMDFMRVPAVWMCFVFFFMTAMALGGIQSFASVGLREIYSMSLTWATTAYTAYMLASAAGMLWGGFIAAKTAQHDRTISIAFAVAGCFALLLATGWVDAALAVVLMGAIGFGSGVAGPSRDLLIRAAAPKNATGRVYGVVYSGLDTGLACSPLLFGAVMDAHHPSWIFVCIGVFQVMAILTAVNVGSNTKARTLAV is encoded by the coding sequence ATGATCAGTATCAGCAACAGCACAAGGCAACCGGGCAATATGAAGCAAGACGCGCAAGTGATTGGCCTGGTCGGCATGGCGCATAGTATTTCGCATTTTTTTCATTTGATACTGGCACCCTTATTCCCTTGGATTAAAGAGGCGTTCAATCTCTCGTATGCAGAATTGGGCTTATTGATGAGTGCCTTTTTTGTAGTCTCGGGTATCGGGCAAGCTCTGTCTGGTTTTGTGGTGGATAAAATCGGTGCAAGAACCGTACTGTTTTTTGGTGTGAGTTGTCTGGGTGTTGCCGCGCTGGTGTTATCTGGTGCGCAAAATTATTCTATGCTGATGGCTGGATCGATGTTGGCTGGGCTGGGCAATAGTGTATTTCATCCATCAGATTACACTTTATTAAACAAGCGAGTGTCGCCTGCACGCCTTGGATATGCTTTCTCGGTGCACGGAATTACCGGTAATCTGGGATGGGCAGCGGCACCGCTATTTTTGGTGACGATTGCTGGATTTTCCGGCTGGCGTACAGCCCTGTTATCGGCCGCCTTTTTGCCAGTTGTGGTGTTGATCGTATTGTTTGTATATCGCGATGTTTTGCGGACGGATGAGGTACCAAACATAGTGTCTGGTACAGCACCGATGTCAGCTAAGGCCAGCGGTGGGGCAATGGATTTTATGCGTGTGCCTGCGGTCTGGATGTGTTTTGTTTTTTTCTTTATGACGGCAATGGCACTGGGCGGCATACAGAGTTTTGCGTCAGTTGGTTTGCGTGAAATATATAGCATGTCATTGACTTGGGCGACCACGGCTTATACCGCTTACATGCTGGCGTCTGCTGCTGGCATGCTATGGGGTGGTTTTATCGCAGCCAAAACGGCACAGCATGATCGTACGATCAGCATTGCTTTTGCAGTTGCGGGTTGCTTTGCATTGTTGCTGGCAACAGGCTGGGTTGACGCCGCGCTGGCAGTGGTATTGATGGGCGCGATCGGTTTTGGCTCTGGTGTTGCCGGACCTTCGCGAGATTTATTGATACGCGCAGCAGCACCAAAAAATGCCACAGGGCGCGTCTATGGCGTGGTGTACTCCGGTCTTGATACTGGCTTGGCATGCTCACCCTTATTGTTTGGCGCAGTCATGGATGCGCATCATCCAAGCTGGATTTTTGTCTGCATTGGCGTGTTCCAGGTGATGGCGATTTTGACAGCGGTGAATGTGGGGTCAAACACAAAAGCAAGGACGCTGGCTGTTTAA
- the rraA gene encoding ribonuclease E activity regulator RraA, whose translation MSLLTCDICDAYEDKIASSELQVFTPIFKQFGRKTQFSGPAVTLKLFEENVLIRNKLETPGNGQVLIVDGGGSLRCALVGGNLAKLAEQNGWAGIIVNGCIRDVDEINACEIGVRALAAFPVKSAKRNTGQQDVRVRFAGVTIDAGDWIYADADGVLVSPVNLIN comes from the coding sequence ATGAGTCTGTTAACCTGTGATATCTGCGATGCATATGAAGACAAAATAGCCAGCAGTGAGCTACAAGTTTTTACACCTATTTTTAAACAATTCGGTCGCAAGACGCAATTTTCCGGACCCGCCGTCACACTGAAATTGTTTGAAGAAAATGTATTGATACGCAATAAGCTAGAAACCCCTGGTAACGGTCAGGTGCTGATCGTCGATGGTGGCGGCAGCCTGCGTTGTGCGCTGGTGGGCGGTAATCTCGCCAAACTGGCGGAGCAAAACGGTTGGGCTGGCATTATCGTCAATGGCTGCATCCGCGACGTGGACGAGATTAATGCCTGCGAGATTGGCGTACGTGCTTTGGCGGCGTTCCCGGTTAAAAGTGCCAAACGCAATACCGGGCAACAAGATGTGCGTGTCCGTTTTGCTGGTGTAACCATTGATGCCGGTGACTGGATTTATGCCGATGCGGATGGCGTGCTGGTGTCGCCAGTGAACTTAATTAATTAG